One genomic region from Diabrotica undecimpunctata isolate CICGRU chromosome 9, icDiaUnde3, whole genome shotgun sequence encodes:
- the mr gene encoding anaphase-promoting complex subunit 2: MFSFHYTELEDQTHEVDYAESWEIAKEIFPILDDTVLLTDVDYVCSKRYDLSKLVRFRKNPDLSLLIQRLVISKLEQRLRNEVAPAFWLYFKVNEHESRGFKQFYNAVKCLHDNYIDLEQNVNVLEWFRNATLVSEPVYGEESVHDAYKHVFKATLLSQLQLDYQTVVMNFYSAALKMEDLDEVSDGQCIICSQDRLECNCMDLFTETNGKLGEMTLLEPLVGQTLTSLVHETIHSYIHKVCKDSFDSSFVDVLEMWLYKVILKWLTKIYCYDQSVPLKQTVETFEKKLINFLYTIYTKMRIDQLFNIIIEYPESLPALEDLRICLPRTDLKPMLTKKLQKAMETRLLHPGVSTPDVLTAYIAAIRSLRVLDPTGLLLETVTQPVHEYLRSREDTVRCVVTSLTEDGPNDLAEELVRGEAVQVDENTPLDEDNEDWESWVPDPVDTVPNRIVTSRRTSDIISMLVNVYGSKELFVNEYRTLLANRLLTQSTFDTEKEIRYLELLKLRFGDSQLHYCEVMLKDVADSKRITQHIKQEGDYVEEEIPVSAMIVSAQFWPAFKEEKLDLHPKVQNQIAKFIAAFETLKGSRTLCWKTHLGFVDIEVELADRTLNLAVSPVHATILMHFQDKGSWELEELSKVMQCPATFLRRKISFWQCHGIIAETTQDVFSIQDELDQKPASVQEDLFVEDYETESAMASAQDQREEELQTFWSYIVGMLMNLDTLPIERIHQMLKMFAFQGPTIECTMQELKAFLDRKCREHFLIYSNGYYKLPK; this comes from the exons ATGTTTTCCTTTCACTATACAGAGTTAGAAGACCAGACCCACGAAGTCGATTATGCTGAATCTTGGGAGATTGCAAAGGAAATTTTTCCCATCTTAGATGATACAGTACTCCTCACAGATGTTGACTATGTTTGTTCAAAACGATATGATTTATCTAAATTGGTAAGGTTTAGGAAGAATCCAGACCTTTCTTTATTAATTCAGCGATTAGTAATAAGTAAACTAGAACAAAGACTAAGGAATGAGGTAGCTCCAGCGTTTTGGTTGTACTTCAAAGTCAACGAACATGAAAGTAGAGGCTTTAAACAATTCTACAATGCCGTAAAATGTTTGCATGATAATTATATAGACTTAGAACAGAATGTAAATGTTTTGGAGTGGTTCAGAAATGCCACATTAGTTAGCGAGCCAGTTTATGGTGAAGAAAGTGTACATGATGCTTACAAACACGTATTCAAAGCTACTTTGTTGTCACAGTTGCAATTAGACTACCAGACAGTTGTTATGAATTTTTATTCTGCTGCATTGAAGATGGAAGATTTGGATGAAGTTAGTGATGGACAATGTATAATTTGTTCACAGGACCGTTTAGAATGTAATTGTATGGACTTGTTTACAGAAACAAATGG aaaacTTGGAGAAATGACCCTTCTCGAGCCATTAGTTGGCCAAACTTTAACGAGTCTTGTACATGAAACCATTCATTCTTATATACACAAAGTGTGTAAAGATAGTTTTGATTCATCATTTGTTGACGTTCTAGAAATG tGGCTGTATAAAGTAATACTGAAGTGGCTGACTAAGATATATTGTTACGATCAATCAGTTCCTCTTAAACAAACTGTGGAGACTTTTGAAAAGAAGTTGATTAATTTTCTCTATACTATATATACTAAAATGAGGATAGATCAactgtttaatataattatag AATACCCAGAATCTCTACCGGCTTTAGAAGACCTACGAATATGTCTTCCTAGAACAGATCTAAAACCTATGctaactaagaaattacaaaaaGCAATGGAAACCCGACTACTACACCCTGGCGTCAGTACACCTGATGTTTTAACAGCTTACATTGCTGCCATTAGATCTTTAAGGGTGCTCGATCCCACAGGACTACTGCTCGAAACTGTCACGCAACCGGTTCATGAATATTTAAGGAGTAGGGAAGACACAGTAAG GTGTGTAGTCACAAGTTTAACTGAGGATGGTCCTAATGATCTGGCAGAGGAGTTGGTGAGGGGAGAGGCTGTTCAAGTCGATGAAAATACACCGTTGGACGAAGATAACGAAGACTGGGAAAGTTGGGTGCCAGATCCCGTCGATACAGTACCAA ATAGAATTGTAACTTCTAGAAGAACTTCAGACATAATATCAATGTTGGTTAACGTTTATGGTAGCAAAGAACTGTTTGTTAATGAGTACAGAACTCTGCTAGCCAATCGACTTTTGACTCAAAGTACTTTTGATACCGAAAAAGAGATTCGTTATTTGGAATTGCTGAAGCTTCGATTTGGTGACTCCCAGCTACACTATTGTGAG GTAATGTTGAAGGACGTAGCCGACTCAAAAAGGATAACCCAACACATCAAGCAAGAAGGCGATTACGTAGAAGAAGAAATACCTGTATCGGCGATGATCGTTTCCGCCCAGTTTTGGCCCGCTTTCAAAGAGGAAAAGCTCGATCTGCATCCGAAGGTTCAAAACCAAATAGCCAAGTTCATAGCTGCGTTTGAAACTCTAAAGGGTAGTAGAACTTTGTGTTGGAAGACCCATTTGGGTTTCGTGGATATAGAAGTTGAATTGGCAGACAGGACTCTTAATTTGGCAGTTTCTCCCGTGCACGCTACAATTCTGATGCATTTTCAAGATAAAG GAAGTTGGGAGTTAGAAGAACTAAGCAAAGTGATGCAATGTCCTGCAACTTTTTTGCGACGAAAAATTAGCTTTTGGCAATGTCACGGGATTATCGCCGAAACGACCCAAGACGTCTTTTCTATACAGGACGAACTAGACCAAAAACCAGCTAGCGTGCAAGAAGATCTGTTCGTCGAAGACTACGAGACTGAATCAGCTATGGCAAGCGCACAAGATCAGAGAGAAGAAGAGCTACAG ACGTTCTGGTCTTACATCGTGGGCATGTTAATGAACCTTGATACTCTACCTATAGAACGAATCCATCAAATGTTGAAGATGTTCGCCTTCCAAGGACCGACTATAGAGTGTACCATGCAAGAACTTAAAGCTTTTTTAGATCGAAAATGTCgggagcattttttaatttactcAAATGGTTATTACAAATTacctaaataa
- the LOC140449959 gene encoding uncharacterized protein, with the protein MFKNNYLFIRCIIFLWATVCVVVAEHQKRDVHRIILQERVPRSHKGHSHQNHSRGKRKGQGHHKKGKRNSDESYSLSVEDNQSFEDIFKSHKNHHQHHKDSLFNNPQFGSNLDLQESRHHPFKELQPFYGSDWIPVNFDNHHSNAHSHESHHREKDRRTKRRPKKPNYKNSHNHYGSYANSPSKVLGKPFIELGNSENLGPIHHAGPSSNLPPTFPSSVESSTLYPPIDVLSTFSALNKQLLETNPPMLAENEDSEPKEDPDRLKNHKSSYDVQESEASDLGTIIYMPDSTPAEFSPSEFPQRAKFEARPNMRHRGSKKFNSKFS; encoded by the exons ATGTTTAAGAACAATTATTTGTTTATACGATGCATTATTTTTCTGTGGGCGACGGTGTGTGTAGTGGTTGCTGAACATCAGAAAAGGGACGTCCACAGAATCATACTCCAGGAAAGGGTGCCTAGAAGCCACAAG GGTCACAGTCATCAAAATCACAGCCGAGGAAAGAGGAAAGGTCAAGGTCATCACAAAAAAGGAAAGAGGAATAGCGATGAATCATATTCCCTTAGCGTTGAAGATAATCAAAGTTTTGAAGACATTTTCAAAAGTCATAAG aatCACCACCAACACCACAAGGATTCATTATTTAATAATCCCCAGTTCGGATCAAACTTGGATCTCCAAGAATCCAGGCATCATCCTTTCAAAGAACTCCAACCTTTCTACGGCAGCGATTGGATTCCCGTTAACTTTGATAACCACCATTCCAATGCACATTCCCATGAGTCCCACCACAGAGAAAAAGACAGAAGAACTAAGAGAAGGCCTAAGAAACCTAACTATAAAAATTCTCACAACCATTATGGCAGCTATGCTAATTCCCCTAGTAAAGTATTAGGTAAACCATTTATAGAGTTGGGAAATTCCGAAAATTTGGGACCAATTCATCACGCAGGTCCTTCTAGCAATCTTCCACCGACATTTCCATCGTCAGTCGAATCGTCCACTTTATACCCTCCCATAGATGTTTTGTCGACGTTTTCGGCATTAAATAAACAACTGCTTGAAACTAACCCTCCTATGCTAGCTGAGAATGAAGATAGTGAGCCTAAAGAAGACCCCGATCGATTAAAAAACCATAAAAGCAGCTACGACGTTCAAGAAAGCGAGGCTTCTGATCTCGGAACGATAATTTATATGCCAGATAGTACACCTGCAGAGTTCAGCCCTTCCGAGTTCCCCCAACGGGCAAAATTTGAAGCTAGGCCCAATATGAGACACAGAggaagtaaaaaatttaacagtAAATTCTCATAG
- the LOC140451297 gene encoding uncharacterized protein, with product MALRISQTEAIIGNSKGPRSVYGLCLKEEVNDYFNLLKKTLESLNPLNKPGNIYNVDELGLQMNNPPQEVIAAKGSKAVQVRQSKEQGETVTVVAYCNAEGSFLPPYVVFKGVYEQQVWLDTMPNGSEVVMGGKSAYINEDLFKNWLENHFIRGKSAVTCLLLLDRHRSHTNSMYILEIALENDVHFLCLPSHTTHYLQPLDRSFFKPLKVYYRSAAI from the coding sequence ATGGCTTTACGCATTTCTCAAACGGAAGCCATCATTGGCAATTCGAAAGGCCCAAGGAGTGTCTATGGTCTATGTCTAAAGGAAGAAGTGAATGATTATTTCAATTTGTTAAAAAAGACGTTAGAATCGTTAAACCCCTTGAACAAACCCGGAAATATTTACAATGTAGATGAGTTAGGTTTGCAAATGAACAACCCTCCGCAAGAAGTTATAGCGGCCAAAGGCAGCAAGGCAGTTCAAGTGCGGCAATCAAAAGAACAAGGAGAGACAGTGACAGTTGTTGCCTATTGTAATGCAGAGGGAAGTTTTTTACCTCCCTACGTAGTGTTCAAAGGTGTATACGAACAACAAGTGTGGCTCGATACTATGCCTAACGGTTCTGAAGTGGTAATGGGTGGAAAATCAGCCTACATAAATGAAGACCTCTTTAAAAATTGGCTGGAAAACCACTTTATTCGAGGGAAGTCAGCTGTTACATGTCTATTACTGCTCGACCGACACAGATCTCACACTAACTCGATGTACATATTAGAGATAGCGCTGGAAAATGATGTCCACTTTCTTTGCCTTCCCAGCCACACGACTCATTACTTACAGCCTCTCGACCGATCGTTTTTCAAACCGTTGAAGGTCTATTACCGAAGTGCAGCTATCTAA